The window ACAATTCATGGTATAGAGGTCCTATTTGAACACAGATAAGACAGCAACCTTGCGTGATAGTTTCTAGTGAAGTATCTACTCAGCCATGTTGCTTCACAAAGGGAAACTCAAAGCTGTACAGTTATGCAAGCACGAGCCACGGTGTTCGTGCACTTGGTAGAAATAAAACATTAGCTGTGCTCTAAACCACTTGCAGACGTTGTGAAGAAACATTATACGCACATGCTCGCACACCCAGACACAGATAGGCGACAGATGCGAAAAGTAAGAAAGGTCACTGAGTGCATTGTGTAATTGTCTGCTTTCAGCATTCACTGCATTGTTCACATCATCATgtaaatcatggaaatttcctcTGGAATGAAAACAACGTCCCAGTACTACATACTTGTTTTCCAATTTACTTCTCTGTCATgaaacacacatgtacacacacaaacttgcACGCAATTGCACCAGTGCTGTATTAAAAATGTCTCCTCCACCccacaaaatatttacagtaaaatgGCACTCATTGAAGCATGGACCTCCACCATACAATTTTGAACATGtttgtttaattaataaaaaatatttaaactcattgtagttcaggGGTCACATAAAGCCTTATTTGATGTCAATGGGGCTGGACCAATAAAATATTACCATACCTGATTTAACAATAAATGACAATAcgtttttcccctttgtttgaatgcaaaacaaatcaaatacattggCAAAATCTTTATATTCaatgaaatcattttacaaaacaacctcagatttCTTGGAAATATTTTGCTTCAGTTTATCATCTACAGTCTGTGCATAATTACTGATCACCAGGATCGTATTTTAAGGTACAAAATTTTAAGacacaggtatttggaactgtaaaatacagtattgaaCTTTAAAATTGTGACACTTATGAAGACCGAGGAATTATTACCATTCCATTTTTTACAGGAGCATAATCATTCTCAAAATTATCCTGAGTCCCCACCACCAcagtgttttttgtatttttttcacttacaAATTCATCCTGCAGGTTGGTTTTGGCCTGCGGGccatatgtttgacacccctgattttaCCCATTagtccatatacagtacattgtgatATTATTTGGATAAAAGTAAATGTAACATGTTCTATattgtacagcttcagcttgaCAGATTCCATGTCTTCTATGTAGACAGTGTGTGTTGTGGTGAATTCATTTTACAGTTGCCGAGTGGCAATATATTGTGAAGTGGAAGATTTATTGGGGCGCTGTATCAATTCGACCGGAAGCCCCTTTTTGAGGAAATATGATATTACATTGCTCCTTGCAGTCCAATAACATCTTTAAGATACATAGATTTGCTTTTAAATAATCCTAACACATACGCAAACACtcctccttggtggaggtaataatGTTTGGTATAAGACAAAGTCATTATATTAGCCTGatcctcctcttctttctcGATGTTTCCCCAAGCTGACAGTCTGTTCTGATGACGGATACACAATGCTATTATCCCTGCCCGAACTAATCCTCCTGCAGAGATGTACTTTACACACTTATTGACTCACTCATTACACACATGTgaatgacaacagaaggtgacaAATATCTGAACTAATAAGGCAAAAGAAGTATGTCAGATATGCAGGACACGCTTCTGCTGGGCTTAGAGGGTATCAAGAAGAAGATTCTGCATGGCGGGACCGGAGAAATCCCAAAATTCATCACTGGGGCAAAGGTAATGCTGGTCTATTGTACTTTGTTGACATTCGTGCTTCTTGGTCAGTTTAGGATGAATTTCACTTTCATTTAATACACCTTGAaggttgttgtttatttttttttatgtctcttGTGAAGTAGATTGGTGGAGCAGTTGatgctttttattttcaatttagaCTGCAACTGATGGTGCTGCATTTCACATTAAAGCCAGTAGAGGGTGACACAGCATCAGAAAAATCCCTTCAATGGGCAGACTATTTTACAGGTAGATTAATTATACACAATAGATAcaggtatttgtttttttaaatgcctgattaaataaaaacatatgcaTTCAAAGATATTACAGATGATGCACTAAATGTGTGcctcatttttcaaaatgataaTACTGCTCTATAATACAAATGATAATTTATTAGATAAGcggggtagaaaatggatggatgatggattaaattataatataatataattacacattttatatacagttgGTTTTTACGAAATATTCTTAGTTTAATCAACCTCTTTCAAAACAGCAAaaccaaaatattataaaaGGTACAgtattcaatttttaaaaatggaaaatcagTACCAGTCAAAACTAGGCAAGCAAAAGTACACTGTTGCATGATGAATGATAATGACAAGAacatttcaatttttgtttGATGTATATAATGGTTACTGCATTTCTTTTCAACCTGCTGTAAACAAAACTGAGCTTTTTCCTGTAACTGCATTCTCTTTTCTCCTGATTCACTCGAGGGGTCTTTGCAGGTTCATCATAAAATCCATGCCTGTACTGCACACAAGAGTTTACAGTAGCTACTTTAAAGTGTGAGCGAGGCCACACATAACACCACATTCTTGCACAACAGAAATAACTTGGCAGAGTGCTTTCACTTTCCTTGTCTGTTATACAACCATTTGCGGGCCTCTTGAATAACAGCATTCACATGTGATGTAACATATTTGTTGAGACACATCATGCTTTTTACAAGAATTGAAATACATTACTCTATTGGATTTCAAACGCACCATTAGTCATAACTCACGAATGGGAtgttttccactttttccctaataaaaacatacactcAGTGCCCTGAAAAAGTATTATCCCTTatcaaattcatatatttttgcaaggttttgtttcaaacaaatgtaaatatcagacaactataacccaagtgaacttaaaatgctgtttttaaatggtgatttcatttattacggggaaaaaaaaaatattcaaagttacctggccctgtgtgaaaaagtaatggccccctaaacataataactggttgggccgtccgcaacagcaacaactgaaatcaagcattttctacaactagcaatgagtctttcacatctctgtggagatattttggccaactcttccttgcagaattgtttgacttcagcaaaaatggagggttttcgagcatgaacagaCTTTTTAaggcatttcaatcggatttcagtctggactttgactaggccactccaaaaccttcattttgtttttttcttccttactgttgtgtcatgaacattgaccttaactgaggcaagggaggcctgcagttctttagaagttgtcctgagttcctttgtggcctcctgaaTGAGTCGTTGCTGTTCTCTTGAGGTAATCTTTAGAGGcaggccactcctgggaagattcagcactgttccatgttttctccatgtgaggataatggctctccctaagGTTCGCTGCAATCCTCAAGCTTTAAAAattgcttttgtaacccttgatagatgtgaatttatttatttctcgactgttctggaatttctttggatcgtgtcattttattgcagcttttttagatcttttgtctgaattgattttgtcaggacagattctgtttaactgatttcttgattgaacaggtctggaggtgaTCCGTTTTGGGTGTTATcattgaaaattaaccaaaagtttTGATTAGCCaaagttaattcatgatttaacaaggggggtaattactttttcacaccctgccaggtaactttgaatagttgtttttttgttttttcttataaatgaaatcaccatttaaaaacagcaaatctatgcaaaaatatatgaatttgagaagggggccaatactttttcacggcactgtacttGCTATAGGCTGACATGACATTAATTTCATGGCTCGGTGCTTGTTTTGCTCCAGGTGACCTTTCACTTCCGCACCACTCTGTGTAATGATGACCGCACGGTGATCGATGACAGCAAGGCTGTGGGCAGACCCATGGAGATAGTGATTGGCAACATGTTCAAACTGGACATCTGGGAGACACTGCTGGCCTCCATGAGGATCGGAGAGGTGGCAGAGTTCTGGTGTGACACCATTGTGAGTAGAACAATACATGTTTGGGTTTAccggattatttttttataggtgtgtaaaattctaaaatttgagtttgaatggttgtttatatatatatatatatatatatatatatgtctatatatatttatatatgtatatatatatatatatgccctgtgatcgACTGGGTCCACAGTGTACCCCATCTCTCacccaaattcagctgggatgaggataagtgcaaaaaaaaattatttttcagtatttcagTGAGTGCCCTCTCAAAACAGGCATTTGTTGTAAAtgcattattttaacaaaattaAACATATTTTGGAAATAATTTGTCCATATGTGTTACACAATGTATTAAAATGAACATCTTATCTTTTTATATCGTACTGTATTACATCACTCACTGAAATGTAGAGCTTCAGTGGCAGTTTtaaggttgaacacaatcctGGCCAGTGTGAAAGCAAAGCCAGCATTTCTTTATCTGAATGTGCGAAGCCGCAATGGCGGTGTAAACCAACACAGCAAAATCCTGCTTCGGTGAGTTCTGTCTGAAAGGGAATGGCGAATATATTCCTGCTCTCCTGTTACTCCTCTAATACACCGATTTTCCGGGAGGGCAGTGTGATAACTGACGACATGACTGCGTTCAAATTTAAGCAACCACACTCAAActaatgttaaatgggagtcggcacacacctgccaccatttaaagtgccattGATTAACCCCAAACAACCTTCAGTTGTTCGAGCAGGCTTTTCccgacatttttgtagtcagaATCTTAGAGCACAAGCCACAGTCCTATGCAGTGAATACATATAACATGAAACAcggtcatcatcaagtggagaaaatatggcacaacaacGGCATTACCAAGAGCTGGACGTCCTTccaaaatttatgaaaaaaagagaAGGAAACCTGTCAGGGAGACTGCCAAGACCCCAACAACAATACTGAGGTCGCTACAGGAaattctggcaagtactggctgtttagttATGTGACAACAATTTCCCCGTTTTCTTGATATGTCTGGGCTTTGGGGAAGAGTGGCAAGACAGAAAccttatcttacaaagaaaaaaatcacacataAAATCTCTCAaacgcatgtgggaaaatgCATCCAAATACCAGTTAGTGTTAACACAAAACTTTCAGGCTTCTGAGAGAAAGCAAAACTAATCAAATAGAATTGCCAGGAAAAGCCTCAGAGaaaatctgaactttatttggttttagttagaggcactttaaatggtggcaggtgtgtgacGACCCccgtttaacatgagtttgaatgtgattggttaattctgaacactaccacatccccagttataagcgGGTGTGCATACTTCTGCAACCGCATTAtcgcagttgtttatttttacttcccctctcaaaaatatttgttcttaTTTCAATAGAATTGTACATGTTATAGTTCACATTCAtggtggaaaacattttcaaatgatctgtGTTTTTTAGCTCACAAAAATCAGGAATTTGAACAGTGGTGTGTCGACTttctatatccactgtacataacTAATGGTGTGGATTGTAATgaagaattattttttgtatatcCCATAgaattccaaaacaaaaagtaaagaaagacaacaacaaacaatgagATATTATAGTAAACATTCTTCTTTCAACTCATGGTTACATTAGCTTGggttattcattattcattcaatatttactctaggtggcacggtggacgattggttagagtgtctgcctcacagttctgaggactggggttcaatccccggctccgcctgtgtggagtttgcatgttttccccgtgcctgcgtgggttttctccgggcactccggtttcctcccacatcccaaaaacatgcatggtaggttaattgacaactctaaattgtccgtaggtgtgaatgcgagtgcgaatggttgtttgtttgtatgtgccctgcgattggctggcaaccagttcagggtgtaccccgcctcctgcccgaagatagctgggatagcctccagcacgcccgcgaccctagtgaggagaagcggctcagaaaatggatggatggatggatggatattcactCCAGAAATAAGTGAATAAGGTTTCATGtttatacaaatgtttttttgtgacctCTTCCTGTTACTGTCCTGTGCAAATCTCTAAAATATTTCCATGGTTTGCGAAGAAATATTTGGGTGTGGGAGTAATATGatcgtatgtgtgtgtgtgtgtgtgtgtgagagagagagagagagatatggGTGGAGGCATACTGTCATTAATCTGCAGCAGTCTCACTTTTGCTTAATCGGCTCGGATTCCTGCTGAAACAGCACTACTGCCATTCCTCCACTCTGATTAGATGTGAAGGGGCTCAGATTGTTAAGTCCCTCCTCTGACCGACTCAACACACAtaaacgcacaaacacacattccgTGAAATGTGAGGTGCGGCATCAGTAAAGGGAGGAGGGCGAACTTGTTGCTCTGATAAATTGAGTAAACGTGAGACGGAGTGGAGGAAAGGAAAGCGGGATTAAACAGTGACCTAATGTGATGAAAGAATGTTAAAACATGAACACAATACAATACCTGCAAAAGCAGAGGAAGTCTCCTTTTTGAGACTTGGTCATTTTTCTACGTATATAGACCTTAACTTTTTAGAAGGCGCTCAGTGAAATGTGAGGGAATTCCTAATTTTCCCACTCAGAGAATTACTGCGACAGCCCACTAGAAGACACAACACTCCACTGCTctatggtaataataataataataataataataattttaataaatgcacttgttcttatttttttgttgccatATATTAGTAGATACAAAACATACCATAATTACATATGTCATGATGATAAATcaattattatattacataacTTTAAATGATCACATGATAATACTGAGAATAGCAGCAAGCACTATTataatgatattattattaataatttgaatgtatgtttttaatCAGCAATATGTACATAAAACATAATTACATATGATAATATATAAGTGGGTTTAATTCGATTCCGTTATGGCtacacatccgcctcacagttctgaggttgtgggtttgaatccCAGCTGTGGACATTGCATGCCGTGCCCATCTCCCAGGCTGGCTTAGATTTTCTCCAGGAACTCTGGTTTCTTCCCGCATTCCAACAACATGCTtattaggttgattgaagtctcaaaattgtctttaggttgtgaatgtgagtgtgaatgaatgTAGGTGCCTTGCGATGGGCTGGCAAAtatagtccagggtgtaccccacctcttgcccaaagtcaggtgggatagactccagctcaccagtgacCCCAATGGGGGTGATCtcaatagaaaatagatggatggatgtattccctgattgatttttttttacttcctctaTTTTCTTTACTGATTGTGTGAGAGACCTCGGTGCGGTTCTATGGCCTCACACGGTGGTGCAGGGTCCATTAGCTTTTACAACAAAGATACCTTTCCAATTAACTATCACTGTCATATGTGTGATAGGTCGGAATTAAAGAGGACGTACAGTACCACCATAAATGTTCATAAATTCCCTGGCTTCTCATCAGTAAGCTCGTTCAATCATACAGTCAACTTTTTGAATTCAATGAATTCTCCTCCAAAGCACACAGGCGTGTACCCGCTTGTATCCAAGAGCATGAGACGCATTGCAGACGGCAAAGACCCAGTGGACTGGCACGTTCGCACATGTGGCATGGCCAACATGTTCGCCTACCACAGTCTGGGCTACGACGACCTGGATGAGCTGATGAAGGAGCCCAAGCCGCTCTTTTTCATCCTGGAACTGCTCAAGGTTGGACCAAAATGCAGAGGAGAAAGTACGTGTAGCAAAGTCATAGGTGTGATTGGGTGCGGCAGGTGCTCCAGCCCAGTGAGTACAACAGGGAGTCGTGGGCTCTGAGTGACGAGGAGAGGCTGAAGGTGGTGCCCGTGCTTCACGGGCAGGGGAACAAGCTGTACAAGCAGCGACGCTACCAAGACGCCACGCTCAAGTACAAGGAAGCCATCATCTGCATCAAGAACGTGCAGACCAAGGTGAGGACAGACGGACATTTCATCATTACACACACCACCTTAAAGGTTTTCACAACCTACTAAAAGgttctcacacactactgaaaggtTCTCACAAAATACTGAAAGgttctcacacactactgaaaggtTCTGACATTAC of the Phyllopteryx taeniolatus isolate TA_2022b chromosome 8, UOR_Ptae_1.2, whole genome shotgun sequence genome contains:
- the aipl1 gene encoding aryl-hydrocarbon-interacting protein-like 1 isoform X3, which encodes MEIVIGNMFKLDIWETLLASMRIGEVAEFWCDTIHTGVYPLVSKSMRRIADGKDPVDWHVRTCGMANMFAYHSLGYDDLDELMKEPKPLFFILELLKVLQPSEYNRESWALSDEERLKVVPVLHGQGNKLYKQRRYQDATLKYKEAIICIKNVQTKEKAWEAPWLKLEKMAHTLTFNYCQCLLRMEEYYEVIEHTSDIINQHPGVMKAFYLRGKAHLEVWNEAEAKQDFSKVLDLDPGMKKAVKKELAVLNMRMEEKNEEDRNKYKGMF
- the aipl1 gene encoding aryl-hydrocarbon-interacting protein-like 1 isoform X2, giving the protein MLPLKVTFHFRTTLCNDDRTVIDDSKAVGRPMEIVIGNMFKLDIWETLLASMRIGEVAEFWCDTIHTGVYPLVSKSMRRIADGKDPVDWHVRTCGMANMFAYHSLGYDDLDELMKEPKPLFFILELLKVLQPSEYNRESWALSDEERLKVVPVLHGQGNKLYKQRRYQDATLKYKEAIICIKNVQTKEKAWEAPWLKLEKMAHTLTFNYCQCLLRMEEYYEVIEHTSDIINQHPGVMKAFYLRGKAHLEVWNEAEAKQDFSKVLDLDPGMKKAVKKELAVLNMRMEEKNEEDRNKYKGMF
- the aipl1 gene encoding aryl-hydrocarbon-interacting protein-like 1 isoform X1, whose protein sequence is MSDMQDTLLLGLEGIKKKILHGGTGEIPKFITGAKVTFHFRTTLCNDDRTVIDDSKAVGRPMEIVIGNMFKLDIWETLLASMRIGEVAEFWCDTIHTGVYPLVSKSMRRIADGKDPVDWHVRTCGMANMFAYHSLGYDDLDELMKEPKPLFFILELLKVLQPSEYNRESWALSDEERLKVVPVLHGQGNKLYKQRRYQDATLKYKEAIICIKNVQTKEKAWEAPWLKLEKMAHTLTFNYCQCLLRMEEYYEVIEHTSDIINQHPGVMKAFYLRGKAHLEVWNEAEAKQDFSKVLDLDPGMKKAVKKELAVLNMRMEEKNEEDRNKYKGMF